In Paenibacillus algicola, a genomic segment contains:
- the htpG gene encoding molecular chaperone HtpG, whose translation MAQKEFKAESKRLLEMMINSIYTQREIFLRELISNASDAIDKIYYKALTDDQLVFNKEDYYVQVKADKDQRTLTITDTGIGMTQEELENNLGTIAKSGSLAFKSENEAKDGHNIIGQFGVGFYSAFMVADHVTVTTKALGSAEAYRWESSGAEGYTVEVAEKDTVGTEIVLKIKENTEEDSYDEFLEEYRLKAIIKKYSDFIRYPIKMEITGQRPKEDAEGEFEEYREEQVVNSMVPIWRKNKDELTDEDYANFYAEKRYGFDKPLKHIHVKADGAVVYNAILFIPENTPFDYYTKEYEKGLELYSNGVLIMDKCGDLLPDYFSFVKGMVDSEDLSLNISREMLQHDRQLTLIAKNIKSKVKSALLSLLKEERENYEKFYSAFGRQLKFGVYNDYGQHKDVLQDLLLFHSSKEKKLVTLDEYVSRMPEDQKYIYYAAGESIDRIEKLPQTELVADKGYEILYFTDDVDEFAIKMLMSYKEKEFRSVSSGDLGIDSEAEEKAEEAAENDNKELFEAMSGILSGKVKSVKASKRLRSHPVCLSTEGDLSIEMEKILNQMPNNQGIQADKVLEININHNVFQSLKNAQQNDQEKLALYTNLLYNQALLIEGLQVSDPVEFTNDICKMMV comes from the coding sequence ATGGCTCAGAAAGAATTCAAGGCAGAATCCAAACGCTTGCTGGAAATGATGATTAACTCCATCTACACCCAGCGCGAGATTTTCCTCCGGGAGCTGATCTCGAACGCCAGCGACGCGATCGACAAGATCTACTATAAAGCGCTGACTGATGATCAGCTCGTATTTAATAAAGAGGATTACTACGTTCAGGTCAAGGCAGACAAGGATCAACGTACGCTGACTATTACTGACACAGGCATCGGTATGACCCAAGAAGAGCTGGAGAACAATCTGGGTACGATTGCCAAGAGCGGCTCTCTCGCCTTCAAGAGCGAGAATGAAGCGAAGGATGGCCATAACATCATCGGCCAGTTCGGGGTGGGGTTCTACTCCGCATTCATGGTCGCGGACCATGTTACGGTAACCACGAAGGCATTGGGCTCGGCGGAAGCTTATCGCTGGGAATCCAGCGGTGCAGAAGGTTACACCGTGGAAGTTGCTGAGAAGGACACGGTCGGCACTGAGATCGTCTTGAAGATCAAGGAGAATACAGAAGAGGACAGCTATGATGAATTTCTTGAAGAGTACCGTCTGAAGGCGATCATCAAGAAGTATTCTGATTTTATCCGTTATCCGATCAAGATGGAAATTACCGGTCAGCGTCCGAAGGAGGATGCCGAGGGCGAGTTCGAGGAGTACCGCGAAGAGCAGGTTGTGAACAGCATGGTTCCGATCTGGCGCAAGAACAAGGACGAGCTGACGGATGAGGATTATGCCAATTTCTACGCCGAGAAGCGTTACGGCTTTGATAAGCCGCTCAAGCATATCCATGTTAAGGCAGACGGTGCGGTCGTATACAATGCAATCTTGTTTATTCCGGAGAACACACCGTTTGACTACTACACCAAGGAATATGAAAAAGGCCTGGAGCTCTACTCCAACGGCGTCCTCATCATGGACAAATGCGGCGATCTCCTTCCGGATTATTTCAGCTTCGTGAAGGGGATGGTAGATTCCGAAGACCTGTCCCTTAATATTTCTCGGGAAATGCTGCAGCATGACCGCCAGCTGACTCTGATTGCCAAGAACATCAAGAGCAAGGTCAAGAGCGCGCTGCTGAGCCTGCTGAAGGAAGAAAGGGAGAATTACGAGAAGTTCTACTCCGCCTTTGGCAGACAGCTGAAATTCGGCGTATACAATGACTACGGCCAGCATAAGGACGTGCTGCAGGATCTGCTGCTGTTCCATTCCTCCAAAGAGAAGAAGCTGGTGACGCTGGATGAGTATGTGTCCCGCATGCCGGAAGACCAGAAGTACATCTACTATGCAGCCGGTGAGTCCATCGACCGGATCGAGAAGCTCCCGCAAACAGAGCTGGTAGCGGACAAGGGCTATGAAATCCTCTATTTCACAGACGATGTGGATGAGTTCGCGATCAAAATGCTCATGAGCTACAAGGAGAAGGAATTCAGATCCGTATCCAGCGGTGACCTGGGTATCGATTCCGAGGCGGAGGAGAAGGCCGAAGAGGCTGCCGAGAACGATAACAAGGAGCTGTTCGAGGCAATGAGCGGCATCTTGAGCGGTAAAGTGAAGAGCGTTAAAGCTTCCAAACGCCTGAGATCCCATCCGGTCTGCCTGTCCACCGAAGGTGATCTGTCCATCGAGATGGAGAAGATCCTGAATCAAATGCCGAATAACCAAGGCATTCAGGCGGATAAGGTGCTTGAGATCAACATTAACCATAATGTATTCCAATCCCTGAAAAACGCACAGCAAAACGACCAGGAGAAGCTGGCCCTGTACACCAACCTGCTGTACAACCAGGCGCTGCTGATCGAAGGTCTGCAGGTGTCAGACCCGGTTGAGTTCACGAATGATATTTGCAAAATGATGGTGTGA
- a CDS encoding BMP family protein, with protein MRKSWSMILTLVLTFGLLAGCGDKPAEQTAAGDTGNAGEKKRIALVLPEEIGVNPFFALMDEGLKKAGEDFGVEVKTIESTDPASIESNLRTAVAEQYDLIITSTFQMEDALKKIAPENGDVPFAIVDTVVDLPNVRSAVFREHEAAYLLGAAAGLATQTGKVGNVVAADIPIMHKYIKGFEEGAKSVRPDVEIFVNYVGSFTDPAKAKEFALLQHSKGADFIAAMSAVGDLGVFEAAKEKGFYTSGQDTDNTGTDPEHVVLSQLKGVDAVTYETVKDFVEGSFTYDVKDYGLKEKGVGLTYVTHESETPLNDFIGQDVIDQLKTISEDIISGKITVTNALQQ; from the coding sequence ATGAGAAAATCCTGGTCTATGATTCTAACCCTGGTACTGACATTTGGCTTGCTGGCAGGCTGCGGAGATAAACCTGCGGAGCAGACAGCAGCTGGAGATACCGGCAATGCCGGAGAGAAGAAGCGGATCGCGCTCGTGCTTCCGGAAGAGATTGGTGTGAACCCGTTCTTTGCTTTGATGGATGAAGGCTTGAAGAAGGCTGGTGAGGATTTCGGCGTGGAAGTGAAGACGATCGAATCTACAGACCCGGCTTCGATTGAAAGTAACCTGCGCACAGCGGTTGCCGAGCAGTATGACCTGATTATTACCTCGACGTTCCAGATGGAGGATGCACTCAAGAAGATCGCACCGGAGAACGGAGACGTTCCATTTGCGATTGTAGATACCGTCGTTGACCTGCCGAATGTACGGAGCGCAGTGTTCCGGGAGCATGAGGCGGCTTACCTGCTGGGCGCCGCTGCAGGCCTTGCGACACAAACTGGCAAGGTAGGCAATGTGGTAGCGGCCGATATTCCGATCATGCACAAGTACATCAAGGGCTTTGAAGAAGGCGCGAAGTCGGTTCGCCCGGATGTAGAAATCTTCGTTAACTATGTCGGCAGCTTTACCGATCCGGCGAAAGCGAAGGAGTTTGCATTGCTGCAGCATTCCAAGGGCGCGGACTTCATCGCGGCCATGTCGGCAGTCGGCGATTTGGGAGTGTTTGAAGCCGCGAAGGAGAAGGGCTTCTACACCTCCGGACAAGATACGGACAATACGGGTACGGACCCGGAGCATGTCGTCCTGTCCCAGCTTAAAGGAGTGGACGCTGTGACGTATGAGACGGTGAAGGATTTTGTGGAAGGCAGCTTTACCTATGATGTGAAGGATTATGGCTTGAAGGAGAAGGGCGTAGGCCTGACTTACGTGACTCACGAAAGTGAAACTCCGCTGAATGACTTCATCGGACAAGATGTGATCGATCAGCTCAAGACGATTTCCGAGGACATCATTTCCGGTAAGATCACCGTGACGAATGCATTGCAGCAATAA
- a CDS encoding ABC transporter ATP-binding protein, which yields MLLEMDHITKKYGDFSANRGIDFSLRPGEVHAIVGENGAGKTTLMRILYGMEQPTSGTIRIDGKEVSFSSPLDAMKQGIGMVHQHFMLFPSFTIAENIVIGSEPGKSVRFDRKQASAIVQQLCQQYGMKVDPEAVVGSSAPGVQQRVEILKVLYQGAEVIILDEPTGVLTPIEVQELLSAIKLLTKQGKSFILISHKLNEVLDVADRITVLRDGAVTGTAMKGETDASQLSRMMVGRELKELNRTPAAPGQELLALTDVTLRQKAGKPVLDQVHLHVRAGEIVGIAGISGNGQSELLQVISGLLQPDEGRIMLNGSEITGQSIRSIRDQGLAHIPEDRYVWGANREATVLDTGLMGHQRRLQTRGFMKQKDIRQMVSRWISKFSIKTGSLSTSTQYLSGGNLQKLIVARELEQDTPFLIAAEPTRGVDIGAMETIHSELLKRREQGSGILLVSSELTEIMKLSDRILVMFEGRIAGELRAEEASEEKLGLLMAGGTIG from the coding sequence ATGCTGCTCGAAATGGATCACATTACGAAAAAATACGGCGATTTCAGCGCCAACCGCGGCATTGATTTTTCCCTCCGGCCGGGCGAGGTGCATGCCATCGTCGGGGAGAACGGAGCAGGCAAGACGACGCTGATGCGGATTTTATACGGCATGGAGCAGCCCACCTCCGGCACGATCCGGATTGATGGCAAGGAGGTCTCCTTCAGCAGTCCCCTGGATGCCATGAAGCAGGGGATTGGCATGGTGCATCAGCACTTTATGCTGTTTCCTTCCTTTACGATTGCAGAGAATATTGTCATAGGCAGCGAGCCCGGCAAAAGCGTGCGCTTTGACCGGAAGCAGGCTTCCGCCATTGTGCAGCAGCTATGTCAGCAATACGGAATGAAGGTAGATCCGGAAGCCGTGGTGGGAAGCAGTGCTCCCGGTGTCCAGCAGCGGGTCGAAATTTTGAAGGTGCTGTATCAGGGAGCGGAGGTCATCATTCTCGATGAACCAACAGGGGTGCTGACTCCGATCGAGGTGCAGGAGCTCCTGTCTGCCATCAAGCTGCTCACGAAGCAGGGCAAAAGCTTCATCCTGATCAGCCACAAGCTGAATGAGGTGCTGGATGTGGCGGACCGCATTACGGTGCTGCGGGACGGTGCGGTAACCGGTACTGCCATGAAGGGAGAAACCGATGCCAGCCAGCTGTCCCGAATGATGGTGGGGCGTGAGCTTAAGGAGCTGAACCGGACCCCGGCAGCACCGGGACAAGAGCTTCTGGCCCTGACAGATGTAACACTCCGCCAGAAGGCTGGCAAGCCGGTGCTGGATCAAGTCCATCTCCATGTGCGGGCTGGAGAAATTGTCGGGATCGCCGGGATTTCCGGCAACGGACAGTCCGAGCTGCTTCAGGTCATTTCCGGCCTGCTGCAGCCAGACGAGGGCCGCATCATGCTTAATGGTTCAGAAATTACAGGCCAGTCGATCCGAAGCATTCGGGATCAGGGTCTGGCTCATATTCCTGAGGACCGGTACGTCTGGGGAGCGAACCGCGAGGCTACTGTGCTGGATACCGGATTGATGGGACATCAGCGCAGACTGCAAACAAGGGGATTCATGAAACAGAAGGACATCCGTCAGATGGTATCCCGCTGGATTTCCAAGTTTTCGATCAAGACCGGCTCTCTGTCCACGAGTACGCAGTACTTGTCGGGGGGGAATTTACAGAAGCTGATCGTGGCCCGGGAGCTGGAGCAGGATACCCCGTTTCTCATTGCTGCAGAGCCTACACGCGGCGTGGATATCGGTGCGATGGAGACCATTCACAGCGAGCTGCTGAAACGCCGCGAGCAGGGGAGCGGCATTCTGCTCGTATCCTCCGAGCTGACCGAAATTATGAAGCTGTCGGACCGTATTCTGGTCATGTTCGAGGGCCGCATTGCCGGGGAGCTTCGGGCAGAGGAAGCGAGTGAGGAGAAGCTGGGGCTTTTGATGGCGGGAGGAACGATAGGATGA
- a CDS encoding nucleoside phosphorylase, translated as MLMPILQVQSEDMPEYGIVCGDPQRAERIAGFLQDVRELAFSREYRTFTGTYQGVRLAVTSHGVGSPGAAVCFEELIRSGVKTLIRVGTAGSYHAELPAGSLVVSTAAIRTDGLTRQLVPEGFPAVADSAVTQALEESALALKGGAVRKGITVTLDVFFNGVEEVPHAKYKAAGALGVEMEIAALYVIASLRGARAGAIVAMDGYADSDLAAEYDPHTDTVARAVEREIQAALDAVAKLAKADD; from the coding sequence ATGCTGATGCCGATTTTACAGGTTCAATCCGAAGACATGCCGGAGTATGGCATTGTGTGCGGTGATCCGCAGCGAGCCGAGCGAATTGCCGGCTTCCTGCAGGACGTCCGCGAGCTTGCGTTCAGCCGTGAATACCGGACCTTTACGGGTACATATCAAGGAGTCAGGCTGGCCGTAACGAGCCACGGCGTCGGCTCACCGGGAGCGGCAGTATGCTTCGAGGAGCTGATCCGCTCCGGCGTGAAGACACTGATCCGTGTTGGAACAGCCGGCTCCTATCATGCCGAGCTTCCGGCCGGCAGCCTGGTCGTCAGTACAGCGGCTATCCGCACGGACGGACTGACTCGCCAGCTGGTGCCGGAAGGCTTCCCGGCTGTCGCTGACAGTGCAGTGACCCAAGCGCTGGAGGAGAGTGCGCTGGCATTGAAGGGCGGCGCCGTCCGCAAAGGCATCACCGTCACGCTGGATGTGTTCTTCAACGGTGTCGAAGAGGTGCCGCATGCCAAGTACAAGGCGGCCGGTGCGCTGGGCGTGGAGATGGAGATTGCTGCGCTATACGTTATTGCGTCGCTGCGCGGAGCGCGGGCGGGCGCCATTGTCGCGATGGACGGCTATGCTGACAGCGACCTGGCGGCAGAATATGACCCGCATACCGACACGGTGGCACGGGCCGTGGAACGCGAAATACAGGCTGCACTGGATGCCGTGGCCAAGCTGGCCAAGGCCGATGACTGA
- a CDS encoding glycoside hydrolase family 2 TIM barrel-domain containing protein, with product MSKSGATKHKLNYTPPENGYPEWNNNPEIFQVGRLEAHTAFTAYDSLEQALQKRNESSSRFSLNGNWKFSWAKNPESRVQGFESLDYDCSTWKEIPVPSHWQLQGYDYPQYTNVRYPWIEQEELKAPFAPTLYNPVGSYVTTFTVPEAWKNQPVFISFQGVESAFYIWLNGERVGYSEDTFTPSDFDLTPYIVEGENKLAVEVYRWCDASWLEDQDFWRMSGIFREVFLYTAPNVHIYDFRVEAELDDAYQHGHLQVKLLLHNYDEGVQEGITASVQLYDAKDQPIWQEPGILKAIGGAWSVQQLQYEAEVASPELWSAESPALYTLVIHLQDAAGETLQYVSSRTGFRRFEIEGNLMKLNGQVVEFKGVNRHEFSSTKGRAIGYEEMLADIKLMKAYNINAVRTSHYPNHPDWYDLCDEYGLYVIDEVNLETHGSWYYKQKELLDTLPGSRPEWRDNVLDRSRSMFERDKNHPSILIWSLGNESFGGDNFLHMYDYFKQEDPSRVVHYEGVFHYRPSEAASDIESHMYSHVRVIEEYAANQPPKPFILCEYSHAMGNSCGGLSTYWELFDRYPVLQGGFIWDWIDQGIQTTNQEGETYLAYGGDFGESPHDGTFCGNGLIFADRTVSPKLYEVKKCYQNVRFNAEDLKNGVITVSNRNLFTDLAAYDFKWTLAIDGIVKKEGTTTLSAAPGTAVSIELKEAVEAAAAWGDQGEAVLTAALLLKKDTPWAPAGHEVAFEQFIMPVTAAAPVITRLTPEGALKTSMENGALTVHGEGYAVRFDLATGELVSYAIGGQELLTKAPVPNFWRALIDNDRGNKLEERSSIWRTASQERTLQKLTYEEGERCVRVRVQYSLPTVPESSCIIQYEVQDGRIDVSLHLTPGAGLPEIPEVGLMLELDGSFNELEWYGKGPFENYSDRNTGAKLALYSGKVSEQWVPYLRPQECGNKTEVRRAVVRSQEGAGLEITGSPKFEFSALPYTPLEVEGSDHAYKLPQSSKTVVRIMGKQMGVGGDDSWGARPHPEHVLHANRSYSVSFTLRGLV from the coding sequence GTGAGCAAATCTGGTGCAACCAAGCACAAGCTGAATTATACCCCGCCCGAGAACGGGTATCCGGAGTGGAACAACAATCCTGAAATTTTTCAGGTCGGGCGCTTGGAAGCGCATACGGCCTTTACCGCGTACGATTCGCTGGAGCAGGCTTTGCAGAAGCGTAATGAATCATCCAGCCGCTTTTCGCTAAACGGCAATTGGAAGTTCTCTTGGGCGAAGAACCCGGAGAGCCGCGTGCAGGGCTTTGAGTCTCTGGATTATGACTGCAGTACTTGGAAGGAGATTCCGGTGCCGTCGCACTGGCAGCTGCAGGGCTACGATTACCCGCAGTATACGAATGTCCGATATCCCTGGATCGAGCAGGAGGAGCTGAAGGCTCCGTTCGCTCCAACCTTGTACAATCCGGTCGGCTCCTACGTCACCACGTTCACTGTGCCAGAGGCTTGGAAGAATCAGCCGGTATTTATCAGCTTTCAGGGAGTCGAATCGGCCTTTTATATTTGGCTGAACGGAGAGCGGGTCGGGTACAGTGAGGATACGTTTACGCCGTCGGATTTTGACTTGACTCCTTACATCGTGGAGGGGGAGAACAAGCTGGCTGTCGAGGTGTACCGCTGGTGTGATGCCAGCTGGCTGGAGGATCAGGATTTCTGGCGGATGAGCGGTATTTTTCGAGAGGTATTTCTGTATACGGCACCGAATGTGCACATCTACGATTTTCGTGTAGAAGCCGAATTGGATGATGCTTATCAGCATGGCCATCTCCAGGTGAAGCTTCTGCTTCACAATTACGATGAAGGCGTGCAGGAGGGAATTACTGCAAGTGTGCAGCTGTATGATGCCAAAGATCAGCCGATCTGGCAGGAGCCTGGAATCCTGAAGGCCATCGGCGGAGCTTGGAGCGTGCAGCAGCTTCAGTATGAGGCAGAGGTAGCGTCACCAGAGCTCTGGAGCGCGGAATCTCCCGCGCTGTACACGCTGGTCATCCACTTACAGGATGCTGCAGGAGAGACGCTTCAATATGTGAGCAGCCGCACGGGCTTCCGCCGCTTCGAGATTGAAGGCAACCTGATGAAGCTGAACGGTCAGGTCGTGGAGTTCAAGGGTGTCAACCGCCACGAGTTCTCTTCTACTAAGGGCCGGGCCATCGGCTACGAGGAGATGCTGGCGGATATCAAGCTGATGAAGGCGTACAATATCAATGCTGTGCGGACCTCCCATTATCCAAACCATCCGGACTGGTATGATCTTTGCGATGAATATGGTCTGTACGTGATCGACGAGGTCAATCTCGAAACCCACGGCTCGTGGTATTACAAGCAAAAAGAGCTTCTCGATACCCTGCCGGGCAGCCGCCCGGAGTGGCGGGACAACGTGCTGGATCGCAGCCGGTCGATGTTCGAGCGCGACAAGAATCACCCGTCTATTCTGATTTGGTCGCTTGGCAATGAGTCCTTCGGGGGCGACAACTTCCTGCATATGTACGACTATTTCAAGCAGGAGGATCCATCCCGCGTAGTGCATTATGAGGGTGTGTTCCACTATCGTCCCAGCGAGGCGGCTTCAGATATCGAGAGCCATATGTATTCCCATGTGCGGGTCATTGAGGAATATGCTGCGAATCAACCGCCGAAGCCGTTCATTTTGTGTGAGTACAGCCATGCGATGGGGAACTCCTGCGGGGGCCTGAGCACGTACTGGGAGCTGTTCGACCGCTATCCCGTGCTGCAGGGCGGATTCATTTGGGACTGGATCGATCAGGGCATTCAGACAACAAACCAAGAAGGAGAGACGTACCTCGCCTACGGCGGTGACTTTGGAGAATCGCCTCATGACGGAACGTTTTGCGGGAACGGGTTGATTTTTGCAGACCGGACGGTATCGCCGAAGCTGTACGAGGTTAAGAAGTGCTACCAGAATGTCCGCTTCAACGCAGAGGATCTTAAGAACGGTGTAATTACGGTGAGCAACCGGAACCTGTTTACAGATCTGGCGGCTTATGATTTCAAGTGGACGCTGGCTATTGACGGCATCGTGAAAAAAGAAGGCACAACGACTCTTTCCGCCGCCCCGGGTACAGCCGTCTCCATCGAGCTGAAGGAAGCCGTGGAGGCCGCGGCCGCTTGGGGGGATCAGGGAGAGGCGGTTCTGACCGCTGCTCTTCTGCTGAAAAAAGATACGCCGTGGGCTCCCGCCGGCCATGAAGTGGCCTTTGAGCAGTTTATCATGCCGGTTACAGCAGCGGCTCCGGTCATCACCCGTCTGACTCCGGAAGGAGCCCTGAAGACGTCTATGGAAAATGGAGCTTTAACGGTTCATGGCGAAGGGTATGCGGTACGCTTTGACCTGGCAACCGGCGAGCTGGTGTCTTACGCAATCGGCGGTCAGGAGCTGCTGACGAAGGCGCCTGTCCCGAATTTCTGGCGCGCGCTGATCGATAATGACCGGGGGAACAAGCTGGAGGAGCGCAGCTCCATCTGGCGCACGGCCAGTCAGGAGCGCACCTTGCAGAAGCTCACCTACGAGGAAGGGGAGCGTTGCGTCCGCGTTCGGGTGCAGTATAGCCTGCCTACTGTGCCGGAATCCTCCTGCATCATCCAGTATGAGGTGCAGGATGGCAGGATCGACGTCTCCCTGCACCTGACGCCGGGAGCCGGACTGCCAGAAATTCCGGAGGTTGGACTCATGCTGGAGCTGGACGGCTCCTTTAATGAGCTGGAATGGTACGGCAAGGGACCGTTTGAGAACTACTCCGACCGGAATACCGGCGCCAAGCTGGCTCTTTATTCCGGCAAGGTCAGCGAGCAGTGGGTTCCGTATTTAAGGCCGCAGGAGTGCGGCAATAAGACGGAGGTGCGGCGGGCTGTAGTGCGCAGCCAGGAGGGTGCAGGCCTTGAAATTACCGGATCTCCCAAGTTTGAATTCAGCGCACTGCCGTATACGCCGCTGGAGGTTGAAGGCAGCGACCATGCCTATAAGCTGCCGCAATCCAGCAAGACCGTGGTCCGCATCATGGGCAAGCAGATGGGCGTCGGCGGAGATGACAGCTGGGGCGCCCGCCCGCATCCCGAGCATGTGCTGCATGCCAACCGCAGCTATAGCGTGAGCTTTACGCTTCGGGGCTTGGTGTAA
- a CDS encoding ABC transporter permease, producing MEQLFDLALLNTALRVLAPILLAALGGALCARVGLFNVGLEGFMLLGAFAAIAGNYFFGNVLLAILFAVLVVLLFSLLFAYLSIHLKANVIVVGIAMNALAAGLTTFSLRAIFDVKGAFYDKEMVGLPKWDIPVLESVPGLGPILSGHTPLVYLAFLVAGLMWFYFYRTKNGFRFLASGENPLAASSLGIRVRRYQYGAVLASGVLCALAGAQLSLGQLTMFTEGMTDGRGFIALVATMLGQSGPLGVTAASLLFGFMEALSIRFQGLALPTHFTQMLPYLVTIAAMFFFKDKSFLKDAQKQGTSSR from the coding sequence ATGGAACAGCTGTTTGATCTCGCACTGCTGAATACGGCCCTCCGTGTTCTGGCTCCTATACTGCTGGCGGCGCTGGGGGGCGCACTATGTGCGCGTGTCGGTCTGTTTAATGTCGGGCTGGAGGGGTTCATGCTGCTCGGTGCCTTCGCGGCGATTGCCGGCAACTATTTCTTCGGCAATGTGCTCCTGGCGATTCTTTTTGCCGTGCTGGTCGTGCTCCTCTTCTCACTGCTGTTCGCCTATCTGTCCATCCACCTGAAGGCGAATGTCATTGTTGTCGGGATCGCGATGAACGCGCTGGCAGCGGGTCTGACTACATTCAGTTTACGGGCGATTTTTGACGTTAAGGGTGCCTTCTATGATAAGGAAATGGTCGGTCTTCCAAAATGGGATATTCCCGTACTGGAGAGCGTCCCCGGGCTGGGGCCGATTCTTTCCGGGCACACGCCGCTCGTGTACCTCGCGTTCCTCGTGGCCGGGCTGATGTGGTTCTACTTCTACCGCACGAAGAACGGCTTCCGGTTTCTGGCGTCAGGAGAGAATCCGCTGGCGGCATCCAGTCTTGGAATCCGGGTGCGGCGTTACCAGTACGGGGCCGTTCTTGCGAGCGGGGTGCTGTGTGCGCTAGCCGGTGCACAGCTCTCCTTGGGCCAGCTGACCATGTTCACGGAGGGCATGACCGATGGCCGCGGCTTTATCGCGCTGGTTGCAACGATGCTGGGACAGTCCGGTCCGCTGGGCGTGACGGCGGCCAGCCTGCTCTTCGGCTTTATGGAAGCCCTGAGCATCCGCTTTCAGGGCCTTGCGCTGCCGACCCATTTTACACAGATGCTGCCGTATCTCGTCACCATTGCTGCCATGTTCTTTTTCAAAGACAAGAGTTTTCTGAAGGATGCCCAGAAGCAGGGCACCAGCTCGCGGTAA
- a CDS encoding sulfite oxidase-like oxidoreductase, producing MHNKAERLKKMKPLPLGSLSEEQRAKLPPGQALTEKFPILHEGEVPEYEMSQWSLNVFGEVEEKRTFSYEELLALPTVTVNCDIHCVTRWSKLDTVWEGILFRDFLQLLKVKPEAKYVMFHADPDYDTNVPLEDLLRDDVLLALKFNGEPLTKKHGWPLRTLVPHRYFWKSAKWLRGIEFMTEDRPGFWEKNGFHNEADPFKEERFSGEALPIPEDEWTHKEYD from the coding sequence ATGCACAACAAGGCTGAGCGCCTCAAGAAAATGAAGCCCCTGCCGCTCGGCAGCCTGAGCGAGGAACAGCGTGCGAAGCTGCCGCCCGGACAAGCGCTGACGGAGAAATTTCCGATTCTGCATGAGGGTGAAGTGCCTGAGTATGAGATGTCACAGTGGAGCCTGAATGTATTTGGCGAGGTGGAAGAGAAGCGGACCTTCAGCTATGAAGAGCTGCTGGCGCTGCCGACCGTTACGGTGAACTGCGATATTCACTGTGTGACCCGCTGGTCCAAGCTGGATACGGTATGGGAGGGCATCTTATTCCGGGATTTTCTCCAGCTGCTGAAGGTTAAGCCGGAGGCCAAGTATGTCATGTTCCATGCGGACCCTGATTATGATACTAACGTGCCGCTGGAGGATTTGCTGCGCGATGACGTGCTGCTTGCCTTAAAATTTAACGGAGAGCCGCTGACGAAGAAGCACGGCTGGCCGCTGCGCACTCTTGTGCCGCACCGCTACTTCTGGAAAAGTGCGAAATGGCTGCGCGGCATCGAATTTATGACAGAGGACCGTCCCGGCTTCTGGGAAAAGAATGGCTTCCATAACGAAGCGGACCCGTTCAAGGAAGAGCGGTTCAGCGGAGAAGCCCTGCCGATTCCAGAGGATGAGTGGACCCATAAGGAGTATGACTGA
- a CDS encoding ABC transporter permease: MKQGLRLFAPLLQPVAAVLVGLLVGAAAILIAGGEIWTTYAEMWKGAFGSFYFVTSTLARSTPIILVGLGAAFAFRAGFFNLGAPGQMIFGALAASLTGLYLPGPGWLICIAAILAGILAGGLWSVMAGYFDARFAVNLLISTLLLNYIADLFAGYLVSYPLRDTSGSAAMAQSAMLDSSVWLPKLFRGMPLHIGFLFAALLAVVIYVLLKRTRVGYEVRMLGGNPLFALYGGINRGTMMLGAMFFSGGLAGLGGAVEVLGSQYRYIDGALTSADYAWTGIMAALLARSNPLGTLLAAVFLAALQTGAMGVERNTEVPLEVGAIIQAALILFISAQFTYDFWKRKRGSKSHGTAV; this comes from the coding sequence ATGAAACAAGGATTAAGACTTTTCGCTCCACTTCTGCAGCCGGTCGCGGCCGTGCTTGTCGGTCTGCTGGTAGGAGCGGCAGCGATTCTGATTGCTGGTGGAGAGATCTGGACGACATATGCCGAAATGTGGAAGGGAGCCTTTGGCAGCTTCTACTTTGTTACGAGCACGCTCGCAAGATCAACACCGATTATTCTGGTCGGGCTGGGGGCTGCATTTGCATTCCGTGCAGGCTTCTTTAATCTGGGCGCTCCGGGACAGATGATCTTCGGCGCGCTTGCCGCCTCGCTGACCGGATTGTATCTGCCGGGACCGGGCTGGCTAATCTGCATTGCGGCTATCCTTGCCGGTATTCTGGCAGGAGGGCTATGGTCGGTGATGGCCGGCTATTTCGATGCACGCTTTGCGGTGAACCTGCTCATTTCCACGCTGCTGCTGAACTATATTGCCGATCTGTTTGCGGGATACCTGGTGAGTTATCCGCTTCGTGATACGTCCGGTTCTGCGGCGATGGCTCAGTCCGCCATGCTCGACAGCAGCGTATGGCTGCCCAAGCTGTTCCGGGGCATGCCGCTGCACATCGGTTTTCTGTTCGCAGCCTTGCTCGCTGTAGTCATTTATGTGCTGCTAAAACGCACAAGAGTAGGGTATGAGGTGCGGATGCTGGGCGGCAACCCGCTGTTTGCACTGTACGGCGGCATTAACCGCGGGACGATGATGCTGGGTGCCATGTTCTTTAGCGGCGGCCTGGCAGGACTAGGAGGCGCGGTTGAAGTGCTGGGCTCGCAATACCGTTACATCGACGGCGCGCTGACTTCAGCGGATTATGCCTGGACCGGCATCATGGCGGCTTTGCTCGCCCGCTCTAATCCGTTAGGCACACTGCTGGCAGCCGTATTCCTGGCCGCGCTGCAGACCGGTGCCATGGGTGTCGAGCGTAACACCGAGGTGCCGCTGGAGGTTGGAGCGATTATTCAGGCTGCCCTGATCTTGTTCATTTCTGCACAGTTTACGTATGATTTCTGGAAGCGCAAAAGGGGGAGCAAGTCACATGGAACAGCTGTTTGA